The proteins below come from a single Pseudochaenichthys georgianus chromosome 14, fPseGeo1.2, whole genome shotgun sequence genomic window:
- the dixdc1b gene encoding dixin isoform X8, with protein sequence MMEKCASLLLDQATSTSLTSTCWIKPHCKLQQLTAYVSWVNCQLKRKPGLKPITNLRHDLQDGVVLTQLIEIVAGEVLEEVYVAPQNKEESRKNVEQVLQFISSRHIRMPHISARDIVDGNLKSVMRIILALAAHFKPSANHRAASGGGRSLTRSSSSHNPLSPVALAQGAAAALASARHDASQPARAIRLHSSWGSDADKSICVRALVKQYERAAPDDSDNPQSSSLSPLSSPRALASSLSDSQQDDGPQQESSDDSSHVITETALEDSLSETLEKEVQETRKLVSALQALLLHGSLPEDEQDVSFSLDQGTAEQQLVVIRSRLDQSMDEAQQLKREVLRCKQEMRNMQAVKDAQQQRLCTQEASILQMKQELLRASMTKDELNNQNAELQWKMEECNRLWGECKKEVGQKDRLLQQLKHKLEESQKKQTEHNGYSYSGNPAPSVSDQAEEVQLLRDSLRSLRNNFRDHDPQHHTLDTLEQGIVSLIDRLHVVHPHRGRGKSPRRKGQLTDSETWSSTTVCHTNSGSSASTKILYFTGKSPTPSMINIPKRLGEVTLKDVKAAVDREGNYRYFWMEQLFQAGKGK encoded by the exons CAGCAGCTGACAGCCTATGTTTCCTGGGTGAACTGTCAGCTGAAGAGGAAACCCGGCCTGAAGCCCATCACAAACCTCAGACATGATTTGCAGGATGGGGTGGTGCTCACTCAACTCATTGAGATAGTTG CTGGGGAAGTGCTGGAAGAAGTGTATGTTGCTCCACAAAACAAAGAAGAGAGCAGGAAGAATGTGGAGCAAGTgttgcagttcatttcctccagACACATACGCATGCCACACATATCCGCAAGAG ACATTGTCGATGGTAATCTCAAATCAGTAATGAGGATAATTCTGGCGCTGGCGGCCCACTTCAAACCctcagccaatcacagagctgctTCTGGAGGCGGGAGGAGTTTGACTCGAAGCTCCAGCAGCCACAACCCTCTCTCCCCCGTAGCGCTGGCTCAAGGGGCCGCCGCGGCTCTGGCATCAGCTCGACATGACGCCTCGCAGCCCGCACGCGCCATACGTCTCCACAG TAGCTGGGGGTCGGATGCGGATAAGAGTATTTGTGTTCGTGCGCTGGTTAAGCAGTACGAAAGAGCAGCTCCGGATGATTCTGACAATCCTCAGTCTAGCAG CCTCAGTCCTCTGTCCTCTCCCAGAGCTCTGGCCAGCAGCCTCTCAGACAGTCAGCAGGACGACGGCCCGCAGCAGGAGAGCAGCG aTGATTCCTCTCATGTTATAACGGAGACGGCGTTGGAGGATTCCCTCAGTGAAActctggagaaggaggtgcagGAGACACGGAAATTGGTCTCTGCTCTACAG GCCCTGCTGCTGCATGGCTCGCTGCCTGAGGACGAGCAGGATGTGTCCTTCAGTTTGGACCAAGGCACTGCTGAGCAGCAACTG GTAGTCATTCGCAGCCGTTTGGATCAGAGCATGGACGAGGCCCAGCAGCTGAAA AGGGAAGTGTTGCGCTGTAAGCAGGAAATGAGAAACATGCAGGCAGTCAAG GATGCCCAGCAGCAGAGACTCTGCACTCAGGAGGCATCGATCCTGCAGATGAAGCAAGAACTTCTCAGAGCCAGCATGACCAAGGATGAACTCAACAACCAGAAT GCTGAGCTACAGTGGAAGATGGAGGAATGCAACAGGCTGTGGGGTGAATGCAAG AAGGAGGTAGGACAAAAGGACAGACTACTGCAGCAACTCAAACACAAGCTTGAAGAAAGTCAAAAAAAGCAG ACAGAACACAATGGATATTCTTACTCTGGAAATCCTGCTCCCTCCGTGTCAGAT CAGGCAGAGGAGGTTCAGCTGCTCAGAGATTCACTTCGGAGTTTGAGGAACAACTTCCGAGATCACGACCCGCAGCACCACACTCTGGACACCCTGGAGCAGGGCATAGTGTCACTCATTGACAGACTGCATGTTGTGCACCCACACAGG GGAAGGGGGAAGTCTCCAAGACGCAAAGGCCAACTCACTGACTCTGAAACCTGGTCTTCCACAA CTGTATGTCACACCAATAGTGGGTCTTCTGCCTCCACTAAAATTCTTTATTTTACTGGAAAATCCCCAACACCTTCCATGATCAATATACCGAAAag GCTGGGTGAGGTGACTTTAAAGGACGTAAAGGCAGCTGTGGATCGAGAGGGAAACTACAG GTATTTTTGGATGGAGCAATTATTCCAGGCTGGGAAGGGAAAATAG
- the dixdc1b gene encoding dixin-A isoform X4, which yields MMEKCASLLLDQATSTSLTSTCWIKPHCKLQQLTAYVSWVNCQLKRKPGLKPITNLRHDLQDGVVLTQLIEIVAGEVLEEVYVAPQNKEESRKNVEQVLQFISSRHIRMPHISARDIVDGNLKSVMRIILALAAHFKPSANHRAASGGGRSLTRSSSSHNPLSPVALAQGAAAALASARHDASQPARAIRLHSSWGSDADKSICVRALVKQYERAAPDDSDNPQSSSLSPLSSPRALASSLSDSQQDDGPQQESSDDSSHVITETALEDSLSETLEKEVQETRKLVSALQALLLHGSLPEDEQDVSFSLDQGTAEQQLVVIRSRLDQSMDEAQQLKREVLRCKQEMRNMQAVKDAQQQRLCTQEASILQMKQELLRASMTKDELNNQNAELQWKMEECNRLWGECKKEVGQKDRLLQQLKHKLEESQKKQTEHNGYSYSGNPAPSVSDQAEEVQLLRDSLRSLRNNFRDHDPQHHTLDTLEQGIVSLIDRLHVVHPHRGRGKSPRRKGQLTDSETWSSTTVCHTNSGSSASTKILYFTGKSPTPSMINIPKRLGEVTLKDVKAAVDREGNYRYHFKALDPEFGTVKEEVFLDGAIIPGWEGKIVAWVEEDHGEESQDDPRGPSRQLFTGGTSGHF from the exons CAGCAGCTGACAGCCTATGTTTCCTGGGTGAACTGTCAGCTGAAGAGGAAACCCGGCCTGAAGCCCATCACAAACCTCAGACATGATTTGCAGGATGGGGTGGTGCTCACTCAACTCATTGAGATAGTTG CTGGGGAAGTGCTGGAAGAAGTGTATGTTGCTCCACAAAACAAAGAAGAGAGCAGGAAGAATGTGGAGCAAGTgttgcagttcatttcctccagACACATACGCATGCCACACATATCCGCAAGAG ACATTGTCGATGGTAATCTCAAATCAGTAATGAGGATAATTCTGGCGCTGGCGGCCCACTTCAAACCctcagccaatcacagagctgctTCTGGAGGCGGGAGGAGTTTGACTCGAAGCTCCAGCAGCCACAACCCTCTCTCCCCCGTAGCGCTGGCTCAAGGGGCCGCCGCGGCTCTGGCATCAGCTCGACATGACGCCTCGCAGCCCGCACGCGCCATACGTCTCCACAG TAGCTGGGGGTCGGATGCGGATAAGAGTATTTGTGTTCGTGCGCTGGTTAAGCAGTACGAAAGAGCAGCTCCGGATGATTCTGACAATCCTCAGTCTAGCAG CCTCAGTCCTCTGTCCTCTCCCAGAGCTCTGGCCAGCAGCCTCTCAGACAGTCAGCAGGACGACGGCCCGCAGCAGGAGAGCAGCG aTGATTCCTCTCATGTTATAACGGAGACGGCGTTGGAGGATTCCCTCAGTGAAActctggagaaggaggtgcagGAGACACGGAAATTGGTCTCTGCTCTACAG GCCCTGCTGCTGCATGGCTCGCTGCCTGAGGACGAGCAGGATGTGTCCTTCAGTTTGGACCAAGGCACTGCTGAGCAGCAACTG GTAGTCATTCGCAGCCGTTTGGATCAGAGCATGGACGAGGCCCAGCAGCTGAAA AGGGAAGTGTTGCGCTGTAAGCAGGAAATGAGAAACATGCAGGCAGTCAAG GATGCCCAGCAGCAGAGACTCTGCACTCAGGAGGCATCGATCCTGCAGATGAAGCAAGAACTTCTCAGAGCCAGCATGACCAAGGATGAACTCAACAACCAGAAT GCTGAGCTACAGTGGAAGATGGAGGAATGCAACAGGCTGTGGGGTGAATGCAAG AAGGAGGTAGGACAAAAGGACAGACTACTGCAGCAACTCAAACACAAGCTTGAAGAAAGTCAAAAAAAGCAG ACAGAACACAATGGATATTCTTACTCTGGAAATCCTGCTCCCTCCGTGTCAGAT CAGGCAGAGGAGGTTCAGCTGCTCAGAGATTCACTTCGGAGTTTGAGGAACAACTTCCGAGATCACGACCCGCAGCACCACACTCTGGACACCCTGGAGCAGGGCATAGTGTCACTCATTGACAGACTGCATGTTGTGCACCCACACAGG GGAAGGGGGAAGTCTCCAAGACGCAAAGGCCAACTCACTGACTCTGAAACCTGGTCTTCCACAA CTGTATGTCACACCAATAGTGGGTCTTCTGCCTCCACTAAAATTCTTTATTTTACTGGAAAATCCCCAACACCTTCCATGATCAATATACCGAAAag GCTGGGTGAGGTGACTTTAAAGGACGTAAAGGCAGCTGTGGATCGAGAGGGAAACTACAGGTATCACTTCAAGGCCCTGGACCCTGAGTTTGGCACTGTGAAAGAAGAG GTATTTTTGGATGGAGCAATTATTCCAGGCTGGGAAGGGAAAATAGTGGCTTGGGTAGAAGAGGACCATGGGGAAGAAAG TCAGGATGATCCAAGAGGCCCATCCAGACAACTGTTCACCGGAGGCACCAGTGGACACTTCTAA